The nucleotide window ACACCATGGCCAGCCCCTCCACCGGGCCATCCACCGGCTTGCCGCAGTACAGGACCTCGCCCCCCTCCTGCTGCGTCAAACCCGAGATGATGCGCAGCAGCGTGGATTTGCCCGAGCCGGAGCGGCCGAGCAGGGCAACGATCTCCCCTTCGGCGATGGCAAGATTGACGCCGTCGAGAACCAGATGTTCGTCCCCCTCGCTTTTCTTGTATGACTTCCTGACATCGGTAAGTTTAAGCAGCGTATTGTTCCCTTGTAACGCTTCCATGGTCAGTTCCTTTCAATCCAGGCGATATCTGGTCTGGCTGGTGGTATAGAGTCGCCGCCATACAAAACGGTTGAGCGCCACCACGTAGATGCTCATGGCCGCGATGCCGAGAACGATATGGGGGTAGTCCCCCTTTTCGGTCCATTGGGCGATGTAGGCCCCGAGGCCGGTGGCCGTGAGCCTGGTATCTCCCCAGTTGACCACTTCCGCCACGATGCTGGCGTTCCAGGTGCCTCCGGAGGCGGTCACCAGCCCGGTCAGCAGGGCAGGGAAGATGCCGGGCAGCAGCAGCCGTTTCCAGAGGCGCCATCCGGTGACGCCCAGGTTGCGGGCTGCCTCGCGCAGGTCGGTGGGAATGGCAGCCGCCCCTGCTATGACGTTGAAGAGAATGTACCACTGGGTTCCCAGGATCATGAGCGGCGCTGTCCAGATCTCCGGCGAGAGCCGATAGCGGACCATCAGGAAGACCGCCACCGGGAAGAAGAGGTTCGCCGGAAAGGCCGCCAGGAACTGGGCCAGCGGCTGTACCTTCGTCGACCAGCGCGGATTGAGGCCGATCATCACCCCCAGCGGCACCCAGATCAGGCACGCCAGCACCAGCAGAACCATGACGCGCACCAGGGTGATGAGGCCAAGCACGAAAACCGTGACGATCTCGGAGCGGTCAACGCCGGTACCGACGAACCTGACCAGGAGCCATATCCCCGCCGCAATGCCGCCCCAGAGGCCGATGTGCCATACGGCTGCCTGCAAGCCGTTCCGCAGCCGGGATGGCCGCGGGTGGCGTGCCGGCCGGCGCGGCGGTCGTGGCAACCGTTCGGCCAGGAAAGACCACGCCCGATCGGCTTCCTGCAGTACGGCCCGCAGGAACCCGGCTCTTTTGAACAGGGTAAGCACCCACGACGAGGCGGTGTCCTGGCTTTCGGCCAGTTCGAACTTGAACTTTTCCGCCCAGGCCACCAAAGGTCTGAACAGGAGCTGGTCATAGATGAGGATGACCACCAGCATGGTGATGAGTGCCCAGGCAATG belongs to Geobacter sp. SVR and includes:
- a CDS encoding ABC transporter permease subunit, translating into MEYMETSNNRNLKLRINLWDLVAFFLVMGIITLMAWGSRQMAVPYTPGEQLPLSLAPQNLPLYALRSVLRMAAALVCSLLFTFTYATLAAKSRRAEAVLIPVLDILQSVPILGFLSITVTGFIALFPGSLLGVEAASIFAIFTSQAWNMAFSFYQSLRIVPRELQEASILFGLSPWQRFWRLEAPFATPGLIWNTMMSVSGGWFFVVASEAITVGKTAVTLPGIGSYVAQAIRDKNLSAIAWALITMLVVILIYDQLLFRPLVAWAEKFKFELAESQDTASSWVLTLFKRAGFLRAVLQEADRAWSFLAERLPRPPRRPARHPRPSRLRNGLQAAVWHIGLWGGIAAGIWLLVRFVGTGVDRSEIVTVFVLGLITLVRVMVLLVLACLIWVPLGVMIGLNPRWSTKVQPLAQFLAAFPANLFFPVAVFLMVRYRLSPEIWTAPLMILGTQWYILFNVIAGAAAIPTDLREAARNLGVTGWRLWKRLLLPGIFPALLTGLVTASGGTWNASIVAEVVNWGDTRLTATGLGAYIAQWTEKGDYPHIVLGIAAMSIYVVALNRFVWRRLYTTSQTRYRLD